In Candidatus Epulonipiscium viviparus, one DNA window encodes the following:
- a CDS encoding VOC family protein, which yields MLDHINLTVPNINETAKFYTDVLGFTVTGDFNTPSGRFLFVSKDGVTYEILENATLTAATVGHIALKSTDIEADYQALKAQNAKLLGPVKQIDFIFNGAKFFFVESPSGEQVEYIQLL from the coding sequence ATGTTAGATCATATCAATTTGACAGTACCAAATATTAATGAAACCGCAAAATTTTATACTGATGTACTAGGCTTTACAGTTACCGGAGATTTTAATACTCCAAGTGGCAGATTTTTATTTGTTTCCAAAGACGGAGTAACTTATGAAATTCTAGAAAATGCCACTTTAACAGCAGCAACAGTGGGTCATATAGCGCTTAAAAGCACCGATATCGAGGCAGATTATCAAGCGTTAAAAGCTCAAAATGCTAAGCTTTTAGGACCTGTAAAACAAATAGATTTTATCTTTAATGGAGCTAAATTCTTTTTTGTAGAATCTCCATCAGGTGAACAAGTAGAGTATATTCAATTATTATAA
- a CDS encoding glucose-6-phosphate isomerase gives MISLDIKKTGITVEEFSNIKPQINLAHEILHEGTGSGSDFLGWINLPVDYDKSEFERIKNASAKIRDNSDVLIVIGIGGSYLGARACIEALTHQFYNSLTKDQRKGPEIYFVGNNISGTYLTQLLDVCKDKDVSVNVISKSGTTTEPAIAFRVFKKFLEEKYGKSGAKERIFATTDKARGALLTLSKEEGYETFVIPDDVGGRFSVLTAVGLLPIATSGVDIDALMNGAAAGREEYSNPDLFNNEAYKYAAARNILLKKGKNVELIVNYEPALLYFGEWWKQLYGESEGKDLKGIYPSSANFSTDLHSIGQYIQDGGRFLFETVISVGTPREDITLEAAENDLDGLNYLAGKTMDFVNKKAFEGTLLAHVDGGVPNMILNIEKLDAFGLGKMIYFFEKACGISGYLLGVNPFDQPGVEEYKRNMFALLGKVGYEDLQATLKARIAE, from the coding sequence ATGATTTCATTAGATATAAAAAAAACAGGCATCACCGTAGAAGAATTTTCAAATATTAAACCTCAAATCAATCTCGCTCACGAGATTTTACACGAAGGAACTGGCTCAGGATCTGATTTTTTAGGCTGGATTAACCTTCCTGTCGATTATGACAAATCGGAATTTGAGAGAATAAAAAATGCTTCTGCCAAAATTCGTGATAACAGCGATGTATTGATCGTAATCGGTATAGGTGGATCATACCTTGGAGCACGCGCTTGTATCGAAGCATTAACTCACCAATTTTATAATTCATTAACTAAGGACCAACGCAAAGGGCCAGAAATTTATTTTGTTGGAAACAATATTTCAGGAACATATTTAACACAACTTTTAGATGTGTGCAAAGACAAAGATGTAAGTGTTAATGTAATCTCTAAGTCTGGAACTACAACTGAACCTGCTATAGCATTTAGAGTATTTAAGAAGTTTTTAGAGGAAAAATATGGCAAATCAGGTGCTAAGGAAAGAATTTTTGCAACAACAGACAAAGCAAGAGGAGCATTATTAACTTTATCCAAAGAAGAAGGCTATGAAACTTTTGTGATCCCAGATGATGTTGGTGGACGCTTTAGCGTATTAACAGCCGTCGGACTATTACCTATCGCAACAAGCGGAGTCGATATCGATGCACTTATGAACGGTGCCGCAGCTGGACGCGAAGAATACAGCAATCCAGATTTATTCAACAACGAAGCCTACAAATACGCTGCCGCAAGAAATATATTGCTAAAAAAAGGTAAAAATGTTGAGCTAATAGTAAATTATGAGCCAGCTCTTCTATACTTTGGAGAATGGTGGAAACAACTATATGGCGAAAGCGAAGGTAAAGATCTAAAAGGAATTTATCCTTCTTCTGCAAACTTTTCAACAGACCTTCATTCAATAGGGCAGTATATCCAAGATGGTGGACGCTTTTTATTTGAAACTGTAATCAGCGTTGGAACTCCACGTGAAGATATCACTTTAGAAGCAGCTGAAAATGACTTAGATGGACTTAATTATCTTGCTGGCAAAACTATGGACTTTGTAAATAAAAAAGCATTTGAAGGTACATTACTGGCGCATGTAGATGGCGGAGTTCCAAATATGATACTAAATATCGAAAAATTAGATGCCTTTGGATTGGGCAAAATGATTTATTTCTTTGAGAAAGCATGTGGAATTAGTGGATACCTACTAGGTGTAAATCCATTTGATCAACCTGGGGTAGAAGAGTATAAACGCAATATGTTTGCATTACTTGGAAAAGTAGGATACGAAGATCTACAAGCAACATTAAAAGCAAGAATAGCAGAATAA
- a CDS encoding putative quinol monooxygenase, whose product MLNKAMWIIEGKIKPGKIQAYLDIMKERIDIVQKEDGIINYEWALGEDEESITIRVEYSDSATARMHLIKLANFADHYLKLIDLEKILVYSDLSPDLRDAISSLNPIYMNYIGGFSKSEDGVAQEITSEITKN is encoded by the coding sequence ATGTTAAACAAAGCAATGTGGATCATAGAAGGTAAAATTAAGCCAGGCAAAATTCAAGCTTATCTGGATATTATGAAAGAACGCATTGATATCGTGCAAAAAGAAGACGGTATTATTAATTATGAATGGGCTTTAGGAGAAGACGAAGAAAGCATTACTATTCGAGTAGAATATTCAGATTCTGCAACAGCACGTATGCACCTTATTAAACTAGCAAACTTTGCTGATCATTATTTAAAATTAATTGACTTAGAAAAAATTCTCGTATATAGTGACCTATCTCCAGACTTGAGGGATGCAATATCAAGCTTAAATCCTATATATATGAACTATATAGGAGGGTTTAGTAAATCTGAAGACGGTGTAGCCCAAGAAATAACATCTGAAATCACTAAAAACTAA
- a CDS encoding nitroreductase family protein, whose protein sequence is MNTIFTRRSVRQFKDTIVEAEKVTQILKAAMQAPSAMNQQPWEFIVVTGRKNLDALQPFGQYTTPLSTATVAIVIVCPKDKLKVPGKWEQDLGAATQNLMLEACDLGLGSVWLGVTPDEPKVDFIQKLYNLPSEKVPYSVVALGYPAKENANVFVDRFDENKITYVK, encoded by the coding sequence ATGAACACTATTTTTACCCGACGAAGTGTACGTCAATTTAAAGACACAATCGTAGAAGCAGAAAAAGTAACTCAAATTTTGAAAGCCGCAATGCAAGCACCATCTGCTATGAATCAACAGCCTTGGGAATTTATCGTTGTTACTGGACGCAAAAATCTCGATGCATTACAACCATTTGGACAATATACTACGCCCCTTTCCACTGCAACAGTCGCGATAGTGATAGTTTGCCCTAAAGATAAGTTGAAAGTTCCTGGTAAATGGGAACAGGATTTAGGAGCGGCAACACAAAACTTGATGCTAGAAGCCTGTGACTTAGGTTTAGGTAGCGTGTGGTTGGGTGTTACACCAGATGAGCCAAAAGTAGACTTTATACAAAAATTATATAATTTACCGTCTGAAAAAGTACCTTATTCTGTGGTCGCTCTTGGATATCCAGCTAAAGAAAATGCGAACGTATTTGTCGATAGATTCGATGAAAATAAAATAACTTATGTTAAATAA
- a CDS encoding AAA family ATPase — translation MRPIKLVMSAFGPFREQVEIDFNGLKNKNIFMISGPTGAGKTVIFDAISFALYGEGSGNNRKNEELLISDYTTNGILTFVNFEFEINKTNYKLIRYPEQKNTEKKCVLYIENEQPITDILTVTEKIEEILGLSKDQFKQIVMLPQGEFNKFLTTNTKEKIEIFRKIFGTQLHHAIQEDFKNRASQLEQEYKFLNTRITELITTLAFPDYITDTAIAIEYAHEYLQTIANETIQRQACKEQAEDQLQTLYAEQSLIQNNNQLLLKLSQVNQELIKLQNKKVEMEQLELKINALDTIKEFSNDYIYIQKSTDEYNRMLYDLSEYEQLKLELTIELKNTQILFDDYELKVSKHDELKIKRRELEKLIPKITHSENLKEKLNKLTTLINEKEQQKTTITTKFEENKNQITQINETLKSFSYVELDKVKAEALKIQTLSKYNSLKTLYTDCKSYEAAIVEHKNMTTNYISKNKNFEKLKTDYEISEKIYYNEQAGILAMSLQNGISCPVCGSTAHPSPATVKTAITIPTKIQIDAMKKTLETARIENNELRDQLIELNTNLQVMLSNIELQLFLLKEPKYSNQTLNTIYDLVHSTHNECLEIDKTLDLLNTQMIEVKNKTLQLQTLTTHFTQYDKELITINQTLQQMAIKKTKIQTELNLLLNSDVPIFLEELQTKLDSINILLTTEQQLYEEYKENFTNITKQILTLDTQIQSQNDYLTTLKSKIDSQHEHLSKNLAEHHISEDIFETLLPELSFKDMWVTRLNQYTSQYTELSATAQELTKQLENITYMDLKVLVKKIHKGEYLKKYLDQQITDLIKDETSKKLLLSELESLHDKFKQLEKKYKLISEIGDIANGKNSFYISYETFVIGTYFEEIIDAANIRLKQLTANRFTLNRQKEIVKGRNNQGLELTVFDKYTHSTRDATTLSGGESFQASLSLALGLSDVIQTKSKGIKLDMMFIDEGFGTLDSETLGVAVDTLMELKQDERLIGIISHVEELKNKISTQLEVIPTNNGSSVKWLNI, via the coding sequence ATGAGACCAATTAAATTGGTAATGTCTGCTTTTGGTCCATTTAGAGAACAGGTAGAAATTGACTTTAATGGGCTAAAAAACAAAAATATATTTATGATTTCAGGACCTACAGGAGCAGGCAAAACTGTTATATTTGATGCTATTTCTTTTGCCTTATATGGAGAGGGTAGTGGTAACAACCGTAAAAATGAAGAACTTTTAATCAGCGATTATACAACAAATGGAATTTTAACTTTTGTTAATTTTGAATTCGAAATCAATAAAACAAATTATAAACTGATTAGATATCCTGAACAAAAAAATACGGAAAAAAAATGTGTATTATATATAGAAAACGAACAACCTATTACTGATATTTTAACAGTTACAGAAAAAATCGAAGAAATTTTAGGACTTTCTAAAGATCAATTTAAACAAATTGTTATGTTACCCCAAGGAGAATTTAACAAATTCTTGACAACTAATACTAAAGAAAAAATTGAAATTTTTAGAAAAATATTTGGAACGCAATTACATCATGCTATTCAAGAAGATTTTAAGAACAGAGCTTCACAATTAGAGCAAGAATATAAATTTTTAAACACTAGAATTACAGAATTAATTACAACTTTAGCATTTCCAGATTATATTACTGATACAGCAATAGCCATAGAATACGCACATGAATATCTACAAACTATTGCAAATGAAACAATACAACGTCAAGCTTGCAAAGAACAAGCCGAGGATCAATTACAAACATTATACGCAGAACAATCGTTAATACAAAATAATAATCAACTTCTTCTAAAACTTTCACAAGTCAACCAAGAACTAATTAAATTGCAGAATAAAAAAGTTGAAATGGAACAATTAGAGCTAAAGATTAATGCATTAGACACTATTAAAGAATTTTCAAATGATTATATATATATACAAAAAAGTACTGATGAATATAATCGTATGCTCTATGATTTATCAGAATATGAACAATTAAAATTAGAGTTAACCATAGAACTTAAAAATACTCAAATATTATTTGATGATTATGAACTAAAAGTTAGCAAACATGATGAATTAAAAATAAAAAGGAGAGAACTCGAAAAATTAATTCCAAAAATTACACATTCCGAAAATTTAAAAGAAAAACTAAACAAACTTACCACATTGATCAATGAAAAAGAACAACAAAAAACTACAATAACTACAAAATTTGAAGAAAATAAGAACCAAATAACTCAAATTAATGAAACGCTTAAAAGTTTCAGTTATGTTGAACTAGACAAAGTAAAAGCAGAAGCATTAAAAATACAAACACTTTCAAAGTATAATAGTCTTAAAACTTTATATACAGACTGTAAGTCATATGAAGCTGCAATAGTTGAACATAAAAATATGACTACTAATTATATATCAAAAAACAAAAATTTTGAAAAATTAAAAACGGATTATGAAATTTCAGAAAAAATCTATTATAATGAGCAAGCTGGAATTTTGGCTATGAGCTTACAAAATGGCATCTCCTGCCCAGTCTGCGGTTCTACTGCTCATCCAAGTCCAGCAACAGTTAAAACTGCTATTACAATCCCCACTAAAATACAAATAGATGCGATGAAAAAAACACTTGAAACAGCACGAATAGAAAACAATGAATTAAGAGACCAATTAATAGAATTAAATACTAATCTACAAGTTATGCTATCAAATATAGAGTTACAGTTATTTTTATTAAAAGAACCTAAATATAGCAATCAAACACTAAATACAATATATGATTTAGTCCATTCAACACACAATGAGTGCCTAGAAATTGATAAAACCTTAGACTTATTAAATACTCAAATGATAGAAGTAAAAAACAAAACATTACAACTACAAACTTTAACTACTCACTTTACACAATATGATAAAGAATTAATAACCATAAATCAAACATTGCAACAAATGGCAATTAAAAAAACAAAAATTCAAACAGAATTAAACCTTTTACTAAATAGTGATGTCCCCATTTTCTTAGAAGAACTGCAAACTAAACTTGATTCTATAAATATATTATTAACTACAGAACAACAACTTTATGAAGAATACAAGGAAAACTTCACCAATATTACAAAACAAATTTTAACTCTTGATACTCAGATACAAAGTCAAAATGACTATCTTACAACATTAAAATCCAAAATAGATTCTCAACATGAGCATCTTTCAAAAAATTTAGCTGAGCATCATATATCTGAAGATATTTTTGAAACATTATTACCAGAATTATCTTTTAAAGACATGTGGGTTACTCGTCTTAATCAATATACTTCTCAGTATACTGAATTATCAGCGACAGCACAAGAACTTACAAAGCAGCTTGAAAATATAACTTATATGGACTTAAAGGTGCTTGTTAAAAAAATTCATAAAGGTGAATATCTTAAAAAATATTTAGATCAACAAATAACTGATTTAATTAAAGATGAGACTTCAAAAAAATTACTTTTATCAGAACTTGAAAGTTTACATGATAAATTTAAACAATTAGAAAAAAAATACAAATTAATAAGCGAAATTGGAGACATCGCAAATGGCAAAAACAGTTTTTATATTTCTTATGAAACTTTCGTTATTGGAACATACTTTGAAGAAATAATTGATGCTGCAAATATCAGATTAAAGCAATTGACAGCAAACAGATTTACTTTAAATAGACAAAAAGAAATCGTTAAAGGCAGAAACAACCAGGGCCTTGAGCTAACTGTATTTGATAAATACACTCACTCCACGAGAGATGCCACAACTCTTTCCGGAGGAGAAAGCTTTCAAGCATCCTTGTCTCTTGCATTAGGATTATCAGATGTAATTCAGACAAAATCTAAAGGTATTAAACTAGATATGATGTTTATAGATGAAGGTTTTGGAACATTGGATTCTGAGACACTTGGAGTAGCTGTTGATACACTTATGGAACTTAAGCAAGATGAACGACTAATTGGTATCATATCACATGTTGAAGAACTTAAAAATAAAATTTCTACCCAACTCGAGGTGATTCCTACAAATAACGGAAGTAGTGTTAAATGGTTAAATATATAG
- a CDS encoding exonuclease SbcCD subunit D: MKIFHTSDWHIGKVIGNISMIEDQRHILMQFIELSKQEKPDVIIISGDIYDSPTPSISAITLLNEILTVLVMQMKIFIFIVPGDHDNTIQLKLELLKQSNLYLATNKLFERILFIKGTELYHFYLVPFIDPLLIQHTNTHSKISTPEQAMQYIISEIKKTIDSTSNNILITHNFVINYSKAKQFAAIPNIDAINYELFADFDYVALGHLHKRAFVGRKEVCYSGSIAKYSFAEENQIKGINKITISNKYVRNEYLPLLAPKDFQTFTDTLDNILQIGQDFYLKHGHYIQNYIHATLIDEEELLHPLDQLRTVFPNIISIDKPLLKPAKTEPLTNNLEIQTPSDLFLAFYIQCSKTELTEEKQICIKDIINNVIQGGVIYETN, translated from the coding sequence ATGAAAATTTTTCATACAAGTGATTGGCATATTGGCAAAGTAATTGGCAATATTTCTATGATAGAAGACCAAAGACATATACTTATGCAATTTATCGAATTAAGTAAACAAGAAAAACCAGATGTAATAATTATCTCTGGAGATATATATGATAGCCCTACACCATCAATTTCCGCTATAACTCTTTTAAATGAAATACTTACAGTTTTAGTAATGCAAATGAAAATATTTATATTTATTGTTCCTGGAGATCACGATAATACAATTCAACTTAAACTTGAATTACTAAAACAATCCAATTTATATCTAGCAACAAACAAATTATTTGAAAGAATACTATTTATCAAAGGCACAGAATTGTATCATTTTTATTTGGTACCGTTTATAGATCCGTTACTTATTCAGCATACAAACACTCACTCTAAAATATCTACTCCTGAGCAAGCTATGCAGTATATAATCTCAGAAATAAAAAAAACAATTGATTCTACTTCCAACAACATTTTAATTACTCATAATTTTGTTATAAATTATTCAAAAGCTAAACAATTCGCAGCAATACCAAATATTGATGCAATAAATTATGAACTGTTTGCAGATTTTGACTATGTAGCACTGGGACATTTGCATAAACGAGCTTTTGTTGGTAGAAAAGAGGTGTGCTATTCGGGATCTATAGCAAAATATTCTTTTGCAGAAGAAAATCAAATAAAAGGGATAAACAAAATTACCATAAGTAATAAATATGTTCGTAATGAATATTTACCTTTACTAGCGCCAAAAGATTTTCAAACTTTTACAGATACATTGGATAATATATTACAAATAGGACAGGATTTTTATTTAAAACATGGTCATTATATCCAAAATTATATTCATGCTACATTAATAGATGAAGAGGAGCTATTACATCCACTTGATCAACTTCGAACTGTGTTTCCGAATATTATATCTATAGATAAACCATTACTAAAACCAGCAAAAACAGAACCTTTGACCAACAACCTTGAAATTCAAACACCATCAGATTTATTTTTAGCATTTTATATACAATGCAGTAAAACTGAACTTACTGAAGAAAAACAAATTTGTATAAAAGATATTATAAATAACGTAATACAAGGAGGTGTTATTTATGAGACCAATTAA
- a CDS encoding DUF1858 domain-containing protein has protein sequence MAQISKTMTISEILSVDKVVIPVLMNSGMHCLGCPSAQGETLEEACMHHGLNADELETQINDALAGI, from the coding sequence ATGGCTCAGATATCTAAAACTATGACAATAAGTGAAATTCTTAGTGTGGACAAAGTTGTAATCCCGGTTCTTATGAATTCTGGAATGCATTGCTTAGGCTGTCCTTCAGCTCAAGGCGAAACTTTAGAAGAAGCGTGTATGCATCATGGACTTAATGCTGATGAACTTGAAACACAAATTAATGATGCGCTAGCAGGTATTTAA